Proteins encoded within one genomic window of Deltaproteobacteria bacterium:
- a CDS encoding TolC family protein, whose protein sequence is MSWSRWLLALVLSTIVATRAASEPPAAPPEPAWRGAVLPEQWRPGVAESAAVRVPTPITRDEAVERVTLKEAIGLALQNNPGIAAQRLEPTRQAEGILQAQAQYDPSLSGELDYSRAVTPNASVLGGTLTSVVEDRYANLHLFKLLRSGTQIMIDSLNDRFDSNSRFIQLRPQYKPQLNFSLVQPLLQSFGWDFSYLVVRVAERTADAAVYQYEANLANFLEQVIDAYWAVVGARENVEVDREAKQLADRTVDENQARVRVGLLPPVSVLEAQADAASRQSDLIAAENRLAVARQTLAQLVYYRPADTFVPRTLEPSETAEPEEVSVDLDETLAVALAARPEIQASARGVTVQQLNEKIAGNALLPVLNMVGSYGVNGLSGTNRAAVFGSTTTFSLTPIAGARCVSLAPNQGFLCTVPGLTPPSPFAGSASEAYDRMASNDFSAYSFGLRFQVPLSNALARSQYTASRIARSEAELNHRQLLSNVTLEVRQAVADLVSSRQRIDTTRVARELAEENLRNQQKRHEVGMATTKDLLDFQTRLTTARGAEVQAKIDYAIAVARWRRARGQLLAYYQVVVEHPGRHSAPWFARF, encoded by the coding sequence GTGTCCTGGTCGCGTTGGCTGCTCGCGCTCGTGCTGTCGACGATCGTGGCGACCCGAGCCGCGAGCGAGCCGCCCGCGGCTCCTCCCGAGCCGGCGTGGCGCGGCGCGGTCCTCCCGGAGCAGTGGCGCCCCGGCGTTGCGGAGAGCGCGGCGGTGCGTGTGCCCACGCCGATCACACGCGACGAGGCGGTCGAGCGCGTGACGCTCAAGGAGGCGATCGGCCTCGCGCTCCAGAACAACCCGGGCATCGCCGCGCAGCGCCTCGAGCCGACGCGCCAGGCCGAAGGCATCCTCCAGGCGCAGGCGCAGTACGACCCCTCGCTGTCCGGCGAGCTCGACTACAGCCGGGCGGTGACGCCGAACGCGAGCGTGCTCGGCGGCACCCTCACCTCGGTCGTCGAGGACCGGTACGCGAACCTGCATCTCTTCAAGCTCCTGCGCAGCGGCACGCAGATCATGATCGACAGCCTGAACGACCGCTTCGACAGCAACTCGCGGTTCATCCAGCTCCGCCCCCAGTACAAGCCGCAGCTCAACTTCTCGCTCGTCCAGCCGCTCCTCCAGAGCTTCGGCTGGGACTTCAGCTACCTCGTGGTCCGGGTGGCCGAGCGCACCGCGGATGCCGCCGTCTACCAGTACGAGGCGAACCTCGCCAACTTCCTCGAGCAGGTGATCGACGCGTACTGGGCGGTCGTCGGTGCGCGCGAGAACGTCGAGGTGGACCGCGAGGCGAAGCAGCTCGCCGACCGGACGGTCGACGAGAACCAGGCGCGCGTGCGGGTGGGGCTGCTCCCGCCGGTCTCCGTCCTCGAAGCACAGGCAGACGCAGCGAGCCGGCAGTCGGACCTCATCGCCGCCGAGAACAGGCTGGCGGTCGCTCGCCAGACGCTGGCGCAGCTCGTCTACTACCGCCCCGCCGACACCTTCGTGCCGCGCACTCTCGAGCCGAGCGAGACGGCCGAGCCCGAAGAGGTGAGCGTCGACCTGGACGAGACGCTCGCCGTCGCGCTCGCCGCGCGGCCCGAGATCCAGGCCTCGGCGCGCGGCGTGACCGTGCAGCAGCTCAACGAGAAGATCGCCGGCAACGCGCTCCTTCCGGTCCTCAACATGGTCGGGTCGTACGGCGTGAACGGCCTCAGCGGCACGAACCGCGCCGCCGTCTTCGGCAGCACCACGACCTTCTCCCTCACCCCGATCGCCGGGGCGCGCTGCGTCTCGCTCGCGCCGAACCAGGGCTTCCTCTGCACCGTTCCGGGCTTGACACCGCCGTCGCCGTTCGCCGGCTCGGCATCCGAGGCGTACGACCGGATGGCCAGCAACGACTTCAGCGCCTACTCCTTCGGGCTCCGGTTCCAGGTCCCGCTCTCGAACGCGCTCGCCCGGAGCCAGTACACGGCGAGCCGCATCGCGCGTTCGGAAGCGGAGCTGAACCATCGCCAGCTGCTGTCCAACGTGACCCTCGAGGTGCGCCAGGCGGTCGCCGACCTGGTCTCGAGCCGCCAACGGATCGACACGACGCGCGTCGCGCGCGAGCTCGCGGAGGAGAACCTGCGCAACCAGCAGAAGCGGCACGAGGTCGGCATGGCGACGACCAAGGACCTGCTCGACTTCCAGACCCGGCTCACGACCGCGCGCGGCGCCGAGGTGCAGGCGAAGATCGACTACGCGATCGCGGTGGCGCGCTGGCGGCGGGCGCGCGGGCAGCTCCTCGCCTATTACCAGGTCGTGGTCGAGCATCCCGGCCGGCACTCGGCGCCCTGGTTCGCCAGGTTCTGA
- the folE gene encoding GTP cyclohydrolase I FolE, translating into MAAHDLAQHVRALLRALDPEPEREGLARTPERVARALTFLTKGHDEDPRRVINGALFTNEEYSEMIVLKDIDFYSLCEHHILPFFGKAQVAYLPNRRIVGISKLARLVEVYARRLQVQERMTNQIATTIHEQLDPLGVGVVLEAEHLCMRMRGIEKQNSVVVTSAMLGVFREHQTTREEFMTLIGRR; encoded by the coding sequence ATGGCGGCACACGACCTGGCGCAGCACGTGCGCGCGCTCCTGCGCGCCCTCGATCCCGAGCCGGAGCGGGAAGGGCTCGCGCGCACGCCCGAGCGCGTCGCGCGCGCGCTCACCTTCCTCACCAAGGGGCACGACGAGGATCCGCGGCGGGTCATCAACGGGGCGCTCTTCACCAACGAGGAGTACTCCGAGATGATCGTGCTCAAGGACATCGACTTCTACTCACTGTGCGAGCACCACATCCTGCCCTTCTTCGGGAAGGCGCAGGTGGCGTACCTGCCCAACCGCCGGATCGTCGGGATCAGCAAGCTCGCGCGGCTGGTCGAGGTCTACGCCCGGCGGCTCCAGGTGCAGGAGCGCATGACGAACCAGATCGCGACCACGATTCACGAGCAGCTGGATCCGCTCGGCGTCGGCGTCGTGCTCGAGGCCGAGCACCTGTGCATGCGCATGCGGGGGATCGAGAAGCAGAACTCGGTGGTGGTGACGAGCGCCATGCTGGGCGTCTTCCGCGAGCACCAGACGACGCGCGAGGAGTTCATGACGCTCATCGGGCGGCGGTGA
- a CDS encoding methylenetetrahydrofolate reductase [NAD(P)H] yields MKVSQLYADGRPVVSFEFFPPATAAGEEALVRTIDALRPLGPGFITVTRTGTKPREAPVELVTRIRALGLEGAAHVTCIEASREEIAAHCDLIERRGIENVVAIRGDQPKDPGFRPPANGFRYALDMIRFIRERGHHFCLIGGGHPEGHPECRDRERNVEHLKMKVDAGLDVVITQLFYDNRDYFAFVERARRAGVGVPLVPGIMPITNWPQIERITTLSGNQVPPRLRDALERARDDEPAAMAVGIEWATRQCAELLRQGAPGLHFYTLNRSPATRAIFENLRREGAIPR; encoded by the coding sequence GTGAAAGTCAGCCAGCTCTACGCCGACGGCCGCCCGGTCGTCTCCTTCGAGTTCTTCCCGCCCGCCACGGCCGCGGGCGAGGAAGCCCTCGTGCGCACGATCGACGCGCTCCGGCCCCTCGGCCCGGGGTTCATCACCGTGACCCGCACCGGGACGAAGCCGCGCGAGGCGCCGGTCGAGCTGGTGACGCGCATCCGCGCGCTCGGCCTCGAGGGGGCCGCGCACGTCACCTGCATCGAGGCGAGCCGGGAGGAGATCGCGGCGCACTGCGACCTGATCGAGCGGCGCGGCATCGAGAACGTGGTCGCGATCCGCGGCGACCAGCCGAAGGACCCCGGCTTCCGTCCGCCGGCGAACGGCTTTCGCTACGCCCTCGACATGATCCGCTTCATCCGCGAGCGCGGCCACCACTTCTGTCTCATCGGCGGCGGGCATCCCGAGGGGCATCCCGAGTGCCGCGACCGCGAGCGCAACGTCGAGCACCTGAAGATGAAGGTGGACGCGGGCCTCGACGTGGTGATCACGCAGCTCTTCTACGACAACCGGGACTACTTCGCCTTCGTCGAGCGCGCGCGGCGGGCCGGTGTCGGCGTGCCGCTCGTGCCCGGCATCATGCCGATCACCAACTGGCCGCAGATCGAGCGCATCACGACGCTCTCCGGGAACCAGGTGCCGCCCCGCCTGCGTGACGCGCTCGAGCGCGCGCGCGACGACGAGCCGGCCGCCATGGCGGTAGGTATCGAGTGGGCGACGCGGCAGTGCGCCGAGCTGCTGCGCCAGGGCGCGCCGGGCCTCCACTTCTACACCCTCAACCGCTCGCCGGCGACGCGCGCCATCTTCGAGAACCTGCGCCGCGAGGGCGCGATCCCGCGCTGA
- a CDS encoding homoserine kinase has product MAVYTVVDKRELAEIVEDYGLVKLLAAQGLAAGSVNTTYLLETARGKHLVRVDEVKGELEVKRELDLLLFLRKHGFPCPQPLADRKGRHYREAGGKCLSVYRWYDGHVLRPERITAGQLENIGRALADLHTIGKSYKKGIENRFSFERVAGLYGEVRGRLPSYFKRIVRTLDDEVDYLQNYLETKLPKGIIHGDLFHDNLIVKGDKIVAVLDFEAASRGKFIFDLATAVNALCFQGEEYDLKRFEALIAGYESLRALSLAEWDAFPNELRFSALRFTVTRLRDFFLNPVEDHVRVNKDFREFYERLRILRRERDGGMEGLLMAMATGYDYRKYQKVKALEKKGTK; this is encoded by the coding sequence ATGGCCGTTTACACCGTGGTCGACAAACGGGAGCTCGCCGAGATCGTCGAGGACTACGGCCTCGTCAAGCTGCTCGCCGCGCAGGGCCTCGCCGCCGGCTCCGTCAACACCACCTATCTCCTCGAGACGGCGCGTGGAAAGCATCTCGTGCGCGTCGACGAGGTGAAAGGCGAGCTCGAGGTGAAGCGCGAGCTCGACCTCCTCCTCTTTCTCCGCAAACATGGTTTCCCGTGCCCCCAGCCGCTCGCCGACCGCAAGGGGCGCCACTACCGCGAGGCGGGGGGCAAGTGCCTCTCGGTCTACCGCTGGTACGACGGCCACGTGCTCCGCCCCGAGCGCATCACGGCGGGGCAGCTCGAGAACATCGGACGCGCGCTCGCCGACCTGCACACGATCGGCAAGAGCTACAAGAAGGGGATCGAGAACCGCTTCAGCTTCGAGCGGGTCGCCGGCCTCTACGGCGAGGTGCGGGGGCGGCTGCCCTCGTACTTCAAGCGCATCGTGCGCACGCTCGACGACGAGGTCGACTACCTGCAGAACTACCTCGAGACGAAGCTGCCCAAGGGCATCATCCACGGCGACCTCTTCCACGACAACCTGATCGTGAAGGGCGACAAGATCGTCGCCGTGCTCGACTTCGAGGCGGCGTCGCGCGGCAAGTTCATCTTCGACCTCGCCACCGCGGTGAACGCGCTCTGCTTCCAGGGCGAGGAGTACGACTTGAAGCGCTTCGAGGCGCTCATCGCGGGCTACGAGAGCCTGCGCGCGCTCTCGCTCGCCGAGTGGGACGCGTTCCCGAACGAGCTCCGCTTCTCGGCCCTCCGCTTCACGGTGACGCGGCTGCGCGACTTCTTCCTGAACCCGGTCGAGGACCACGTGCGCGTCAACAAGGACTTCCGCGAGTTCTACGAGCGGCTCCGCATCCTGCGCCGCGAGCGCGACGGCGGGATGGAGGGGCTCCTCATGGCGATGGCCACCGGCTACGATTACCGCAAGTACCAGAAGGTGAAGGCGCTCGAGAAGAAGGGCACGAAGTAG
- the nth gene encoding endonuclease III, whose translation MKRAPARRLDVARESTTARKARARAIARALARAYPDAWCALHYRTPWELVVATILSAQCTDAMVNQVTPVLFAEFPSPAALAAAPSVRVEQLIKRTGFFRQKTKSIQATARAVAERHGGQVPDSMEALTELPGIGRKTANVVLGTAFGKPAIFVDTHVRRLANRLGLTVEDDPDKIERDLQALLPPKEWTAFAHRLIHHGRRVCVARKPRCSVCPVLRWCPQIGVRASA comes from the coding sequence GTGAAGCGCGCGCCGGCGCGCCGTCTCGACGTCGCGCGCGAGAGCACGACGGCCCGCAAGGCGCGTGCGCGCGCCATCGCGCGTGCGCTCGCCCGCGCCTACCCCGACGCGTGGTGCGCGCTCCACTACCGGACCCCGTGGGAGCTGGTGGTGGCGACCATCCTCTCGGCGCAGTGCACCGACGCGATGGTGAACCAGGTGACGCCCGTGCTCTTCGCCGAGTTCCCGTCGCCGGCCGCGCTCGCCGCGGCGCCTTCGGTGCGCGTCGAGCAGCTCATCAAGCGCACCGGCTTCTTCCGCCAGAAGACGAAGTCCATCCAGGCAACCGCGCGTGCCGTCGCGGAGCGGCACGGCGGCCAGGTGCCCGATTCGATGGAGGCGCTCACCGAGCTGCCCGGCATCGGGCGCAAGACGGCGAACGTCGTCCTCGGCACCGCGTTCGGGAAGCCCGCGATCTTCGTCGACACGCACGTCCGCCGGCTGGCGAACCGCCTCGGGCTCACCGTGGAAGACGACCCCGACAAGATCGAGCGCGACCTGCAGGCGCTCCTCCCGCCGAAGGAGTGGACCGCGTTCGCGCACCGCCTGATCCATCACGGGCGGCGCGTGTGCGTGGCGCGGAAGCCGCGCTGCAGCGTGTGCCCGGTGCTGCGCTGGTGCCCGCAGATTGGGGTGAGGGCCTCGGCGTAG
- a CDS encoding glycerol-3-phosphate dehydrogenase translates to MANALARRRAALAALARETLDLLVVGGGINGAGIARDAAMRGLRVGLVERGDLASGTSSRSSKLIHGGLRYLEQGDLRLVLEAVRERERLQRLAPHLVRPQEFVFPLYRGGPLGPLKLAAGLWAYDLLAGFWNVRRHRMLSPRAVAEAEPALLRDGLCGAGQYWDCRTDDARLVLETALSAAAEGALIVSYAEVAGFVKEGGRIAGARVVDRLGSGEVIARARVVVNAAGPWVDRVAALDVPETPPRLRLTKGVHVVVPRERVGNRAAVVLNAVADRRVMFVIPWGAHTLVGTTDTDHPGGPDVPPTVEPSDVAYLLDTVNHYFPAARLASGDVVSAFAGLRPLIAPRGKATMSPSAVSREEEVFTSASGLVSIAGGKLTTYRLVARTVVDRVVDALRAAGDRRRFRPSRTGEVPLPGGAAPPTTLAGAALSRDGHGVAPAVIDHLAGRYGTRLDEVLELVARDQRLGEPIVAGLPDPRAEVVEAVEREWALTLEDVMRRRTQVALRDASAGATAADDVAALMARPLGWDAEASRAAARQYAEAAEAVRRRWR, encoded by the coding sequence ATGGCGAACGCTCTCGCCCGGCGACGTGCCGCGCTCGCCGCGCTTGCCCGCGAGACGCTCGACCTGCTCGTGGTGGGCGGCGGCATCAATGGCGCCGGCATCGCGCGCGACGCGGCGATGCGCGGGCTCCGGGTGGGGCTCGTCGAGCGCGGCGACCTCGCCTCGGGCACCTCGAGCCGGTCGTCGAAGCTGATCCACGGCGGGCTCCGCTACCTGGAGCAGGGCGACCTGCGCCTCGTGCTCGAGGCGGTGCGCGAGCGCGAGCGCCTGCAACGCCTCGCCCCGCACCTCGTGCGGCCGCAGGAGTTCGTCTTCCCGCTCTACCGGGGCGGGCCGCTCGGGCCCCTCAAGCTCGCGGCCGGTCTCTGGGCGTACGATCTCCTCGCCGGCTTCTGGAACGTGCGCCGGCATCGCATGCTCTCGCCGAGGGCGGTTGCCGAGGCCGAGCCGGCGCTCCTGCGCGACGGGCTCTGCGGCGCGGGCCAGTACTGGGACTGCCGCACCGACGATGCGCGCCTCGTGCTCGAGACCGCGCTGTCCGCCGCCGCCGAGGGCGCGCTCATCGTCTCCTACGCCGAGGTCGCCGGCTTCGTGAAGGAGGGCGGGCGGATCGCCGGCGCGCGCGTCGTCGATCGGCTCGGCAGCGGTGAGGTGATCGCGCGCGCACGGGTGGTGGTGAATGCGGCCGGGCCGTGGGTCGATCGGGTGGCCGCGCTGGACGTGCCCGAGACGCCCCCGCGGCTCCGGCTCACCAAGGGCGTGCACGTGGTGGTGCCCCGCGAGCGGGTCGGGAACCGCGCCGCGGTCGTGCTCAATGCGGTCGCCGACCGCCGGGTGATGTTCGTCATCCCCTGGGGCGCGCACACGCTCGTCGGCACGACGGATACCGACCACCCCGGCGGGCCCGACGTGCCGCCCACGGTCGAGCCCTCGGACGTCGCCTACCTGCTCGACACGGTGAACCACTACTTCCCCGCGGCGCGCCTCGCGTCCGGCGACGTGGTGAGCGCGTTCGCGGGCCTCCGGCCCCTGATCGCGCCGCGCGGCAAGGCGACGATGTCGCCCTCCGCCGTGTCGCGCGAGGAGGAGGTCTTCACCTCCGCCTCGGGGCTCGTCTCGATCGCGGGCGGCAAGCTCACCACCTACCGGCTGGTGGCGAGGACGGTGGTCGATCGCGTCGTCGACGCGCTCCGCGCCGCGGGCGATCGGCGCCGCTTCCGGCCCTCCCGCACCGGCGAGGTGCCGCTGCCGGGCGGCGCCGCGCCGCCGACCACGCTCGCCGGGGCGGCGCTCTCGCGCGACGGCCACGGGGTGGCGCCCGCCGTGATCGACCATCTGGCCGGCCGCTACGGCACCCGGCTCGACGAGGTGCTGGAGCTGGTCGCGCGCGATCAGCGCCTGGGCGAGCCGATCGTCGCCGGCCTCCCGGACCCGCGCGCCGAGGTGGTGGAGGCGGTCGAGCGCGAGTGGGCCCTCACGCTCGAGGACGTCATGCGCCGCCGCACCCAGGTCGCGCTGCGCGATGCGAGCGCGGGCGCCACGGCGGCCGACGACGTGGCTGCGCTCATGGCGCGCCCGCTCGGCTGGGACGCGGAGGCCTCGCGCGCGGCCGCGCGCCAGTACGCCGAGGCCGCCGAGGCCGTGCGCCGCCGGTGGCGGTGA
- a CDS encoding isocitrate/isopropylmalate dehydrogenase family protein, which produces MTAKARRGAPRPATLIPGDGIGPEVIDAAVRVMAAAGGRIAWDVQPAGKEAFEKMGTAIPEALLASIRRTCVGLKGPLETQIGRTGYRSVNVALRKTFDLFANVRPIRSHPGVRTAFSGVDLVVVRENTEDLYSGIEHTIAPGVVESVKVITARASRRIARFAFDLARRERRRKVVAIHKANIMKLSDGLFLACARQVAKRHPRIHYGELIVDNACMQLVLRPQEFDVLLLENLYGDIVSDLCAGLVGGLGLVPGANLGARHAIFEAVHGTAPDIAGKNKANPLAAVLSGALLLRHVGQRRAADRIERAVSRLLREGRHRTRDLGGTAATNAVTERLIALL; this is translated from the coding sequence GTGACGGCGAAAGCGCGTCGGGGAGCACCGCGGCCCGCCACGCTCATCCCCGGGGACGGCATCGGCCCCGAGGTGATCGACGCGGCCGTGCGGGTGATGGCGGCGGCGGGCGGCCGCATCGCCTGGGACGTGCAGCCGGCCGGCAAGGAGGCCTTCGAGAAGATGGGGACCGCGATTCCCGAGGCGCTCCTCGCCTCGATCCGCCGCACCTGTGTCGGGTTGAAGGGCCCGCTCGAGACGCAGATCGGCCGCACGGGCTACCGCAGCGTGAACGTCGCGCTCCGGAAGACCTTCGACCTGTTCGCCAACGTGCGGCCGATCCGGAGCCATCCCGGGGTGCGCACGGCGTTCTCGGGCGTCGACCTCGTGGTCGTGCGCGAGAACACGGAGGACCTCTACTCGGGCATCGAGCACACGATCGCGCCCGGCGTGGTGGAGAGCGTCAAGGTGATCACCGCGCGCGCCTCGCGGCGCATCGCGCGCTTCGCGTTCGACCTTGCCCGCCGCGAGCGCCGCCGCAAGGTCGTCGCCATCCACAAGGCGAACATCATGAAGCTCTCCGACGGCCTCTTCCTCGCCTGCGCCCGGCAGGTCGCGAAGCGCCACCCCCGCATCCACTACGGGGAGCTGATCGTCGACAACGCCTGCATGCAGCTCGTGCTCCGCCCGCAGGAGTTCGACGTGCTCCTGCTCGAGAACCTCTACGGCGACATCGTCTCCGACCTGTGCGCGGGCCTGGTGGGCGGGCTCGGCCTCGTACCGGGCGCCAACCTGGGCGCGCGCCACGCCATCTTCGAGGCGGTGCACGGGACCGCACCCGACATCGCCGGGAAGAACAAGGCGAACCCGCTCGCGGCGGTCCTCTCGGGCGCCCTGCTCCTCCGCCACGTGGGCCAGCGCCGGGCGGCGGACCGCATCGAGCGCGCCGTCTCCCGGCTGCTGCGCGAGGGGCGGCACCGCACGCGCGATCTGGGCGGCACGGCCGCGACCAACGCGGTCACGGAGCGGCTGATCGCGCTCCTCTAG
- a CDS encoding 7-carboxy-7-deazaguanine synthase QueE, translated as MGADAGNVSELFVSFQGEGLHAGRRQLFVRLGGCPLRCRYCDEPESLVPVAECRILGPDGMRRRANPFSPAALDAEVRALAAAAPPLHALAVTGGEPLAQADFLAAWLALRTGTLPVLLETAGILPVRLGRVLPWVAIVSFDVKCPSNTGERARWDEHEGCLRAAVAAGREVYVKMPVDEGTVPEEVERGARLVAETAPGAPLFLTPLTEPTTPRLTIGAGTLERLHALASRVHPDVRVLPQLHKVLGIP; from the coding sequence ATGGGCGCCGACGCCGGCAACGTCTCGGAACTGTTCGTCTCCTTCCAGGGCGAGGGCCTGCACGCGGGTCGCCGGCAGCTCTTCGTGCGCCTCGGGGGCTGCCCACTCCGCTGCCGCTACTGCGACGAGCCGGAGAGCCTGGTCCCGGTCGCCGAGTGCCGCATCCTCGGTCCCGACGGCATGCGCCGCCGGGCGAACCCCTTCTCGCCCGCCGCGCTCGACGCCGAGGTGAGGGCGCTCGCCGCCGCCGCGCCGCCGCTGCATGCGCTCGCCGTGACGGGGGGCGAGCCGCTGGCGCAGGCGGACTTCCTGGCCGCCTGGCTCGCGCTCCGCACGGGCACGCTCCCCGTGCTGCTCGAGACGGCGGGCATCCTGCCCGTGCGGCTCGGGCGCGTGCTCCCCTGGGTGGCGATCGTGAGCTTCGACGTAAAGTGCCCGAGCAACACGGGCGAGCGCGCGCGTTGGGACGAGCACGAGGGCTGCCTGCGGGCGGCCGTCGCCGCGGGCCGCGAGGTGTACGTGAAGATGCCGGTCGACGAGGGGACGGTGCCGGAGGAGGTGGAGCGCGGGGCGCGGCTGGTCGCCGAGACCGCGCCGGGCGCGCCGCTCTTCCTGACCCCGCTCACCGAGCCCACGACGCCGCGGCTCACCATCGGCGCGGGCACGCTCGAGCGCCTGCACGCGCTCGCGAGCCGCGTCCATCCCGACGTGCGGGTCCTCCCGCAGCTCCACAAGGTGCTCGGCATCCCGTGA
- a CDS encoding DUF4147 domain-containing protein has translation MSWAALRADALACHAAALAAVELGILVRRGLERAGGRIRLRGRGGELLAEHAGRVLVVGAGKAGLAMARAAAAVLGDACAGGLVIVPHGAAGPCPRGIEVATGAHPVPDGAGAAATARLLAAVAAADAGTLVLVVLSGGASSLLVAPAAGLTLDDKQALAARLLASGADITDVNVVRKHCSRVKGGGLARQAARAGGLWTLVLSDVVGDDPATIASGPTVGDPSTFRDAAAVLARYLAPEDVPVAVRAHLERGAAGAAPETVKPGDSALARAATVVVGGNHEAVAAAAAAAAARGYAAEVVPEPLAGDAARAGQVLAARLCAARAGAFALVAGGETTVRVRPGGRGGRAQQLALAAAVALEGEPCVLLAAGTDGVDGPTDAAGACVDGGTVARARARGLDPAAALAATDSHPLLDATGDLLRTGPTGTNVADLVVALRAAC, from the coding sequence GTGAGCTGGGCCGCGCTGCGCGCCGACGCGCTCGCCTGCCACGCGGCCGCGCTGGCAGCCGTGGAGCTGGGCATACTCGTCCGTAGGGGCCTCGAGCGCGCCGGCGGCAGAATCCGGCTCCGCGGCCGAGGCGGCGAGCTGCTCGCCGAGCACGCCGGGCGGGTGCTCGTGGTGGGTGCCGGCAAGGCGGGGCTCGCCATGGCCCGCGCCGCCGCGGCGGTCCTGGGCGATGCCTGCGCGGGCGGCCTCGTGATCGTCCCGCACGGGGCCGCCGGACCCTGCCCCCGGGGGATCGAGGTCGCGACCGGAGCGCATCCGGTACCCGACGGCGCGGGCGCAGCGGCGACGGCGCGCCTGCTCGCGGCGGTCGCTGCGGCCGACGCGGGGACGCTCGTGCTGGTCGTCCTCTCCGGCGGCGCCTCGTCCCTCCTGGTGGCGCCCGCGGCGGGACTCACGCTCGATGACAAGCAGGCCCTTGCCGCACGACTCCTCGCGAGCGGCGCGGACATCACCGACGTGAACGTCGTGCGCAAGCACTGCTCGCGCGTCAAGGGCGGCGGGCTCGCGCGTCAGGCGGCGCGGGCGGGCGGTCTCTGGACCCTCGTCCTCTCGGACGTGGTGGGCGACGACCCGGCGACCATCGCCTCCGGCCCCACCGTCGGCGACCCGAGCACGTTCCGGGATGCGGCGGCGGTCCTGGCGCGGTACCTCGCGCCGGAGGACGTGCCCGTGGCGGTACGCGCCCACCTGGAGCGCGGCGCGGCGGGCGCCGCCCCGGAGACCGTGAAGCCTGGCGACTCCGCCCTGGCGCGCGCGGCGACGGTCGTCGTCGGCGGGAACCACGAGGCGGTGGCCGCCGCGGCGGCCGCGGCCGCCGCGCGCGGCTACGCGGCCGAGGTCGTTCCCGAGCCGCTCGCAGGAGACGCGGCCCGGGCGGGGCAGGTGCTGGCCGCGCGCCTGTGCGCGGCGCGCGCGGGGGCCTTCGCCCTCGTCGCGGGGGGCGAGACCACGGTGCGCGTCCGCCCGGGCGGGCGCGGCGGGCGCGCGCAGCAGCTCGCGCTCGCCGCAGCCGTGGCGCTCGAGGGCGAGCCGTGCGTCCTCCTCGCCGCCGGCACCGACGGGGTCGATGGGCCGACCGACGCGGCCGGGGCGTGCGTCGACGGGGGGACCGTCGCGCGCGCGCGGGCGCGCGGCCTCGACCCCGCGGCGGCCCTCGCGGCGACCGACAGCCATCCGCTCCTCGACGCGACCGGGGATCTCCTCCGCACCGGGCCCACGGGCACGAACGTCGCCGATCTGGTGGTGGCGCTCCGCGCCGCGTGCTAA
- a CDS encoding TraR/DksA family transcriptional regulator, producing MRKTFLKKARETLQEMRAQLLRNVQAELHEGREQSKDEGMDTYDLASDARDREINLILTDRDRDKLQAIDDALARIDDGSYGVCESCESDIAEGRLEALPFTRLCVNCQAEREKEAKTMKRFEEDRTYRRLATSESDEEGS from the coding sequence ATGCGCAAGACGTTTCTCAAGAAGGCCCGTGAGACTCTGCAGGAGATGCGGGCCCAGCTGCTCCGCAACGTGCAGGCAGAGCTGCACGAGGGACGCGAGCAGTCCAAGGACGAGGGCATGGACACCTACGACCTCGCGAGCGATGCGCGCGACCGCGAGATCAATCTCATCCTGACCGACCGCGACCGCGACAAGCTGCAGGCGATCGACGACGCCCTCGCCCGTATCGACGACGGCAGCTACGGCGTGTGCGAGAGCTGCGAATCCGACATCGCCGAGGGGCGGCTCGAGGCACTGCCCTTCACCCGGCTCTGCGTCAACTGCCAGGCCGAGCGGGAGAAGGAAGCAAAGACCATGAAGCGCTTCGAGGAGGACCGGACCTACCGGCGCCTGGCGACGAGCGAGAGCGACGAAGAGGGGAGCTAG